A genomic segment from Dermatobacter hominis encodes:
- a CDS encoding GNAT family N-acetyltransferase yields MEPIAEPTWTNGLGPALPAEALAATRRLPDKPDGVVLDGARVRLRPVSTGDVEELFLISSGAPVARLGREVAAYDPDERIWRYMPIGPFADAAAFAAFLGPFSSQPDARTFVVEDRATGELLGSASLLASSAAHLKVEIGALWCTPAVQGCGVNLEACRLLLDHLFGLGYLRVEWKCHAGNERSRAAAVRLGFRFEGVQEQHSIQKGRRRDTAWFRILRDEWPVDPS; encoded by the coding sequence GTGGAGCCCATCGCCGAACCGACGTGGACGAACGGCCTCGGACCCGCCCTTCCGGCCGAGGCCTTGGCGGCGACCCGGCGGTTGCCGGACAAACCCGACGGCGTGGTCCTCGACGGGGCGCGGGTGCGGCTGCGGCCGGTCTCGACCGGCGACGTCGAGGAGCTGTTCCTGATCTCGAGCGGTGCGCCGGTGGCGCGGCTCGGCCGCGAGGTCGCGGCCTACGACCCCGACGAGCGGATCTGGCGGTACATGCCCATCGGACCGTTCGCCGACGCCGCCGCCTTCGCCGCCTTCCTCGGGCCCTTCTCGTCGCAGCCCGACGCCCGCACGTTCGTCGTTGAGGACCGCGCCACCGGCGAGCTGCTCGGGAGCGCGTCGCTGCTCGCCAGCTCGGCTGCCCACCTCAAGGTCGAGATCGGCGCGCTCTGGTGCACCCCGGCGGTGCAGGGCTGCGGCGTGAACCTCGAGGCGTGCCGGCTGCTGCTCGACCACCTCTTCGGGCTGGGCTACCTGCGGGTCGAGTGGAAGTGCCACGCCGGCAACGAGCGCTCGAGGGCGGCCGCGGTCCGGCTCGGGTTCCGCTTCGAAGGCGTCCAGGAGCAGCACTCGATCCAGAAGGGGCGTCGGCGGGACACCGCCTGGTTCCGGATCCTCCGCGACGAGTGGCCGGTCGACCCGTCCTGA
- a CDS encoding galactose-1-phosphate uridylyltransferase has translation MSPTMGGPRLDHLTRRRTYVVGSRQGRPNRPSTDCPFCVGGLEAPDPYDVRWFPNRWPAMDGDRCEMVLYTPEHDAEFWALGVDGARRVVDLWAERTAALGARDDVEYVLVFENRGAEAGATIPHPHGQIYAYPEVPPVPLRELVDGVLLPDRVPDDLLVGRHGDWLTWVPHAPTWPYELRLAPLAEAPDLVDPRCDRDGLAAALVDGLARLDQLFDEPMPYMLWIHQRPTDGRDWPGARVHVHVNPLHRAPGVQRYVAAAEQGGGVHFDPVDPAAAAAQLRALPGAPAVRDGDRAER, from the coding sequence GTGAGCCCCACGATGGGCGGACCACGGCTCGACCACCTCACGCGCCGGCGCACGTACGTCGTCGGCAGCCGGCAGGGCCGCCCGAACCGGCCGTCGACCGACTGCCCGTTCTGCGTCGGCGGTCTCGAGGCCCCCGACCCCTACGACGTGCGGTGGTTCCCGAACCGGTGGCCGGCGATGGACGGCGACCGCTGCGAGATGGTGCTCTACACGCCCGAGCACGACGCGGAGTTCTGGGCGCTCGGCGTCGACGGCGCCCGTCGAGTGGTCGACCTGTGGGCGGAGCGGACCGCGGCGCTCGGCGCCCGCGACGACGTCGAGTACGTGCTCGTGTTCGAGAACCGCGGCGCCGAGGCGGGCGCCACGATCCCCCACCCGCACGGGCAGATCTACGCCTACCCCGAGGTCCCGCCGGTGCCGCTGCGGGAGCTCGTCGACGGCGTCCTGCTCCCCGACCGCGTCCCCGACGACCTCCTCGTCGGCCGCCACGGCGACTGGCTGACGTGGGTGCCGCACGCGCCGACGTGGCCCTACGAGCTGCGCCTCGCGCCGCTCGCCGAGGCCCCGGACCTCGTCGACCCGCGCTGCGACCGCGACGGGCTCGCCGCTGCGCTCGTCGACGGGCTGGCGCGCCTCGACCAGCTCTTCGACGAGCCGATGCCGTACATGCTCTGGATCCACCAGCGCCCGACCGACGGGCGGGACTGGCCGGGCGCCCGCGTCCACGTGCACGTGAACCCCCTCCACCGGGCCCCGGGGGTGCAGCGCTACGTCGCTGCGGCCGAGCAGGGCGGCGGCGTCCACTTCGACCCGGTCGACCCGGCGGCGGCGGCCGCGCAGCTGCGGGCGCTGCCGGGCGCGCCGGCGGTCCGGGACGGGGATCGGGCCGAACGGTGA
- the galK gene encoding galactokinase: MSDITVWAPGRVNLIGDHTDYVGGLVLPMAVQLGTTVTAERDEDGPGPGRLVLRSDRLDGTVDVELPVVDAAGVEPAWGRYAAGVAQELGATVGLDGTIRSDLPIGGGLSSSASLEVAVALALGAEGTPLEIARLCQRAEAAATGVPCGIMDQLAVAAGVDGHALLIDCSTDEVTPVRVPDAAAVWVVDSGQPRELAGSEYPLRRAQAEAAAEIVGALPHASMADVEAIDDPVLRARARHVRTECDRVRAFAAAVAAEDLVRAGELMVESHRSLRDDYEVSTPVLDDLVEQLVATPGVHGARLTGAGFGGCVVALADRGIRLPGTRVRPTVGATVFWD; encoded by the coding sequence GTGAGCGACATCACGGTCTGGGCGCCGGGTCGGGTGAACCTGATCGGCGACCACACGGACTACGTCGGCGGGCTGGTGCTCCCGATGGCGGTGCAGCTGGGCACGACGGTGACCGCCGAGCGCGACGAGGACGGCCCGGGGCCCGGGCGCCTGGTGCTCCGGTCCGACCGGCTCGACGGTACCGTCGACGTCGAGCTCCCGGTGGTCGACGCGGCCGGGGTCGAGCCGGCCTGGGGTCGCTACGCGGCCGGCGTTGCGCAGGAGCTCGGCGCGACGGTGGGTCTCGACGGGACGATCCGGTCGGACCTCCCGATCGGCGGCGGCCTGTCGTCGAGCGCGTCGCTCGAGGTGGCCGTCGCGCTCGCGCTCGGGGCGGAGGGGACGCCGCTCGAGATCGCCCGCCTCTGCCAGCGGGCCGAGGCCGCCGCCACCGGCGTGCCGTGCGGGATCATGGACCAGCTGGCGGTGGCCGCGGGCGTCGACGGCCACGCCCTGCTGATCGACTGCAGCACCGACGAGGTCACGCCCGTGCGCGTGCCCGACGCCGCCGCGGTCTGGGTCGTCGACTCCGGCCAGCCCCGCGAGCTCGCCGGCTCGGAGTACCCGCTCCGCCGGGCGCAGGCCGAGGCCGCCGCCGAGATCGTCGGCGCGCTCCCCCACGCGTCGATGGCCGACGTCGAGGCGATCGACGACCCGGTGCTGCGGGCCCGCGCCCGCCACGTGCGCACCGAGTGCGACCGCGTCCGGGCGTTCGCCGCCGCCGTCGCGGCCGAGGACCTCGTGCGGGCCGGCGAGCTCATGGTCGAGAGCCACCGCTCGCTCCGCGACGACTACGAGGTGTCGACGCCGGTCCTCGACGACCTCGTCGAGCAGCTCGTCGCGACCCCCGGCGTGCACGGGGCCCGCCTCACGGGCGCGGGGTTCGGGGGCTGCGTGGTCGCCCTCGCCGACCGCGGCATCCGACTGCCCGGGACGAGGGTCCGCCCGACGGTCGGCGCCACCGTCTTCTGGGACTGA
- a CDS encoding PH domain-containing protein yields the protein MAYDRSNLHANERIVVDEHPHWIMLMWSVIWVVLAIAFGIFLLVQGWEGWFGTGTKWLAIAAIVLSLLYLCQRLIKWWSTNFVITTDRCIYREGIISKRGIEIPLERINTVFFHQHLFERLVRAGDLMIESAGHGGEQRFEDIRNPVAVQNLLYQTMEDNENRKFDRVRMPAEGSSSGSVADELTKLAALRDQGHLSDAEFEAQKAQVLSRQPPAPPAG from the coding sequence GTGGCCTACGACCGCAGCAACCTGCACGCCAACGAGCGGATCGTCGTGGACGAGCACCCCCACTGGATCATGCTGATGTGGTCGGTGATCTGGGTGGTCCTCGCGATCGCGTTCGGCATCTTCCTGCTGGTCCAGGGCTGGGAGGGGTGGTTCGGCACGGGGACGAAGTGGCTGGCGATCGCGGCGATCGTCCTCAGCCTGCTGTACCTCTGCCAGCGGCTCATCAAGTGGTGGTCGACGAACTTCGTGATCACGACCGACCGCTGCATCTACCGCGAGGGGATCATCTCGAAGCGGGGCATCGAGATCCCGCTCGAGCGGATCAACACCGTCTTCTTCCACCAGCACCTGTTCGAGCGGCTCGTGCGCGCCGGCGACCTGATGATCGAGTCCGCCGGCCACGGGGGCGAGCAGCGCTTCGAGGACATCCGCAACCCCGTGGCGGTGCAGAACCTCCTGTACCAGACCATGGAGGACAACGAGAACCGCAAGTTCGACCGCGTCCGCATGCCGGCCGAGGGGTCGAGCAGCGGGTCCGTCGCCGACGAGCTCACCAAGCTCGCCGCCCTGCGCGACCAGGGCCACCTCAGCGACGCGGAGTTCGAGGCGCAGAAGGCGCAGGTGCTGTCACGGCAGCCGCCGGCGCCGCCCGCCGGCTGA
- a CDS encoding LLM class flavin-dependent oxidoreductase, with protein sequence MSVTFGVHTGPANTTVDELRALWRRIEDLPFDWISIWDHFYAADGRSTNCLDAVVAHTALAMDTERVRCGSLVYCAGYRHPGVLANAIAGIDQLSGGRVDVGVGAGWLGDEYRAYGIPYPSAGRRLDLLEEHVRCLRGLLRGEPFSYEGEFFTLTDAVVDPRPVQAEVPIWIGGGGERRTLKIVAELADGWNVPFIGPDDYARKREVLAGHCDAIGRDPAEVRCSVNVGCAPDEASLHRQFGDIAEFVRPGVLMGSTDRMVDAIGRYVDAGAVQVNLALRAPFEVAALDHLAAAVDQLAGTTGRG encoded by the coding sequence GTGAGCGTGACGTTCGGGGTCCACACCGGACCGGCCAACACCACCGTCGACGAGCTGCGGGCGCTCTGGCGCCGTATCGAGGACCTGCCGTTCGACTGGATCTCGATCTGGGACCACTTCTACGCGGCCGACGGGCGCTCGACGAACTGCCTGGACGCCGTCGTCGCCCACACGGCCCTGGCGATGGACACCGAGCGGGTCCGGTGCGGTTCGCTCGTGTACTGCGCGGGCTACCGCCACCCCGGCGTGCTGGCCAACGCCATCGCCGGGATCGACCAGCTCTCGGGCGGCCGGGTCGACGTCGGCGTGGGCGCGGGGTGGCTCGGCGACGAGTACCGGGCCTACGGCATCCCGTACCCCTCGGCCGGGCGCCGCCTCGACCTCCTGGAGGAGCACGTCCGGTGCCTCCGCGGGCTGCTGCGGGGCGAGCCGTTCTCGTACGAGGGCGAGTTCTTCACGCTGACCGACGCGGTGGTGGACCCGAGGCCGGTGCAGGCCGAGGTGCCGATCTGGATCGGCGGGGGCGGCGAGCGCCGGACGCTCAAGATCGTCGCCGAGCTCGCGGACGGCTGGAACGTCCCGTTCATCGGGCCCGACGACTACGCCCGCAAGCGCGAGGTGCTCGCCGGGCACTGCGACGCGATCGGGCGGGACCCGGCCGAGGTGCGGTGCTCGGTCAACGTGGGCTGCGCTCCCGACGAGGCGTCGCTGCACCGGCAGTTCGGCGACATCGCCGAGTTCGTCCGCCCGGGCGTGCTCATGGGCAGCACGGACCGGATGGTCGACGCGATCGGCCGGTACGTCGACGCCGGGGCCGTGCAGGTCAACCTGGCGCTGCGGGCGCCATTCGAGGTCGCGGCGCTGGACCACCTGGCCGCCGCAGTCGACCAGCTCGCCGGCACGACCGGCCGCGGGTGA